aaaaccTGCCGTTTGTTTGTCCCACGTGTTGATGGATGTGAGGTTGGATCATACGTGGTCACCTGAGACGTGTTGATGCTGTTTGATTGGATCACTCAGGATGTAAACAGGAGAATAACAGAAAACTACAGAActgtaatgtttttaaatagGAACTGACAAAACACGTTGACATGTTTTATGGGTCGGCAGGTTTTGCTGACTtcctggatctctctctctgtgtctcaggtTACTGCGGCGCTGACATCCGGGCGGTGTGCACCGAGGCGGCGCTCTGCGCTCTGCGGCGCCACTACCCGCAGATCTACGGCACCTCCCAGAAGCTCCTGCTGGACGTCTCCTCCATCGCCGTCAGCAGCTGCGACTTCCTGGCGGCCATGAGGAAGATGTCGCCAGCCGCTCGCCGCCTCAACGCCTCACCCGCCAAACCTCTGTCAGCTGTGGTTCATCCACTGCTGGGCGCCACCCTGCGACACATCCTGGAGGCTCTGCAGAGGCTGTTCCCTCACGCCGAGCaggggatgaagaggaagagggagccAGGTGAGTCTGAGTTGCTGGCAGAACTCAGCGGCAGAACCACTTccaaaccaatcagaggagcaGGTGTATGAAGAGTTGTGTACATCTCTTAGATCTGTTGTTCTCTGCATGTCAGATCTGACCTCCGGTATCCTTGACGACGGCCTGATGAGTGGAGGCGACGAGGTCTCAAGCTCGTCCAGCATCTCggcaccctccacctccaggaGTGGAAACTTCCTGCACTTTGCCAGGTGAGTCTGATCCacagtcagataaaaaaaaaaacatcatcaagaAAATTTGGatcaaattagatttttttttaatcagcaacATGAAccacaaaaatgtacatatgaCATCTGGTTtcaactgttttactgtgtttaaaCGTTCAATACGTAAAGTTTTTGTACTTAGAATTCAAAAAATCTAGTTCTTGTGTTCTTGAATAATCtcagatgtttccaacaatgttcacaCCAGAGAAGTATGACGACACATTACAGCTGAAACATAGTCAAATAAAGTCCTTTTGAAACTGCTGCTCCCCTGCAGGAGTGCCGTCAAACAGCCGACGTCCCACCGTCCCCGGATGCTTCTGGCGGGTCGTCCCGGTGCCGGTCAGACGTCTCATCTGGCGCCGGCGGTTCTTCACGCTCTGGAGCGTTTCACCGTCCACAGCCTGGACTCTGCCGTGCTGTTCGGGGTCAGCAGCACCTCCCCAGAGGAGGCCTGCGCCCAGGTGACTCCTCAGAAAACATCACACCCACGTAGACGGATGTTGATTTAAACTTTATAGGTTCTGCTTCTGATCCAACTGGTGAAATAACCTTTTATTTAAGTCTGTAGATAAACATGTTTACGGCCCGTTTCTCTGCTCATGATGATTCTACAGGGGGCTGAATTTTATATAAGTCATGGGACAAATTTTAGGGATTATTCAGGAAGTATTCAAAGATGCTCCAAGAAATGACTTGAAGTGAGGTTAAAGTTGGTTCCTTCTCCCTGAATATGGTCCTCTAGTGACATCTGGTGGTGACAACAGGCAACTgcagacatatttattttttcataaatctCTGGTTGACTTTTGTGAAGTCTTCTTCAGAGAAGTGAACATTTTGGTctctttgtttatgttgtttcgTCCTCCTCAGGTGTTCTGCGAGGCCAAGCGGACGTCTCCCAGCATCCTCTACATCCCCCACATCCAGCAGTGGTGGGAGACTGCAGGAGCCTCGCTGAGAGCCTCCTTCTTCAGCCTGCTGGGCAGcatcccctccttctcccccatcctcctcctcgccaCCTGCAGCGTCCCCCATCAGCAGCTGGACCCAGAGGTGAGCAGCTGGACTGAAGTCTCACGTTTCGTCCACCAGTAGTACTTTAAGCATTTTTCCCTCAGAGAGACTTGATGAAAGTGGTCTGACTTCGGTTTCTCAGATTCAGTCTCTGTTTCGGGAGGAGTACGGGGAGGTTTACACCATCAGCGTCTTCACCCGGCAGGAGAGAACCGACTTCTTCCAGGACCTCATTCTGAACCAGGCGGCTGAGGCTCCACCCTCCAAGAAACCCACATGTGTGTGACTCCATCTTGTCCTTCAGACGCTGTTACCTGTTTGTGTCAGAGATGAAATCATGACCTGTTGTATTtgactccctcctcctctcagtgaCTGAGGCCATGGAGATCCTCCCCCTGGctcccctgcctcccccccGCCAGCTGTCAGAGCGGGAGCAGCTCcgtctgcaggagcaggaggaggacgtgCTGCGAGAGCTCCGCCTCTTCCTGCGTAACGTCACCGAGCGTTTGAGTCTGGACCGCCGCTTCAAGGCCTTCACGGAGCCGGTCGACATGGAGGAGGTCAGAGGGTCTCaggttttcatgtttgttaaaAACTATGTTTATaggttactttaaaaaaatctaatttgtcagatttctgGGCAAAACTGTAAACCTGCCGGCCTCCTCCAGGTCCCCGACTACCTGCTGGTGGTCAAGAGGCCGATGGACCTCTCCACGCTGCTGACCAACATCGACGAGCACAAGTACGAGACGGTCGGAGAGTTCATGTCGGACGCAGACCTCATCTGGCAGAACGCCCTCAAGTACAACCTGGACAGAGACCCCGCGGGTGAGACGACCACTAACAGAAGCTTCTAatgatgacatttgttttctgtgactcAGACTGagcaggtgagtccaggtgaaAGCTCTGACGCTGCACTGACTTCAGCTGTCAGGTGGACTTCAGTGAGTGTGTCTGCTGCGCTGTGAAGCCGGCAGCTTTGAtttgagtgaaaataaatcatcgtgggttttttttcctcagagccTCTCAGTGTGTGACTGATTGAGGTTAACAGgtgagataaaaacagaagcCGATCTTTCACCTGGATTCACCTGCTCACTGTCAAAACCACGTCCTCCCATCAGACGCTCAGCTGGAAGAGTGTGAGAGGTGAACCTCAGGTGACACTGAAGGAAATCATGACATCGATGTAGCTTAAAGCATCTGCGTCACgtttgtgtacttgtgtgtgtcacGTTCCCGTCTTTAGAGCTGAAGCTGTATTATATATTATGGTAATAAAGAccaaaaattatttttttaagctcCATAATTTTtagaatttcatgtttttctctgttttaaatggCATAAAATGCACTTGCAACTCtgatttttaagtttatttaatagaagtgtgtgtgtgtgtgtgtgtgtgtcagagcgtCACATTCGTCACCGTGCGTGCGCTCTGAAGGACACGGTGCGCGCCATCATCAGAGACGAGCTGGACGAAGACTTCGAGAGAGTCTGCGAGGAGATCAAGGCGTCTCGTGTCAGGAGAGGTGAGACGTCCTGACAGCAGCAACGCAGATCgtaaaatatagaatataaaagtttaaactataaaatatttttattttgctttcagCTTCATCCTGGGTGATGGACGGGAACTCAGACGAGGCCGACGGCGTCTGCAGCTCAGCTCTCAGCAGAAACAGTCCTCCAGGTAAATCAAccacagagaaggaaaaagaaatattgtttattattatattattaaatcTACGGCTGATAAACTCAACATGAAGGTATGGTGCACTAATGATTGTGCTTTTAGAAATGTACAATGAGTTTTTCTGCTAGTGcagtttggtttttatttaaaatgaaggCAGTAAcctttctatttctgtttaaaCCGATCCAACCATTCAACATCACCAGcctcccttaacaaatcatccgattttaagagttgtttcatgaggagaaactttgtgaaatggCTACGACAGATTCTGACTCGTTGTAcattcagcattaaaccagaagctgaagttgtttgtctccttgtaaaaagtgtcagtttgtggcagcatgtctgtaccagcctgtctgcttctgtgtctaaagtgctaaagtcttacctgccaacattgatcagctgtttgaacacactgtttacactgatttcaccatttacactccatttatgaaagaagaaacatgttattgatctaaacatgtcacatgttacaaagacactaaacaggaacaatataggcgacttctttgtccccgtggagaaagtccccagactccctcaacaaatgtgtcagtttagtgagttgttgagttggagacactttataaactctgtgaaactctgtctctgactcattctgcattatttggaccttcttgttcattcagcaatAAATGCAGAAGATAAAGTTGTTTATTCcttgtaaaaaatgttttgtctttctggGTCTGTTTGTCTCACTTATGtgtgagatctgatcacaagtggtcaTTTGAGACGATGTGAACATCCTCTTACACATCAGTATATCAAAGAACAAACTTTAGAACAAAACTATCatgtattaaaagaaaacagattctTACGTTTGTCTTCTGAGCTGCAACAAGAAGTTCATGTTACTCTCACTGTGTTCGTCGCACCAAACTGAGAGTGAGCTACAGGAAGTTGCAGAGTCTTTATTTAACCATCAGAGCATCAGGGTGAAAGAGCagcggaggagaggaagtgacaaGCATTCAGATGAAGCAGAGAAGACAAGAGAGCAAGAAGAGGAGGCGATCAAGTAGAGAGACGAAGAGGTTTGATTGCACTTATCGTCTTCACATTCTACTTTTTCTAACgactttctctcctctcgtttcagcTCGCAAGCAAAAACGCTACAAACGGCAGAGAAAGTCCAAGTGGAGCACCGGCGTCATCAAGAaacccaagaagaagaaggcgcCGTCACccccctcgtcttcctcctcctcctcctcctcgtccagcAGGGAGAACTCTGAAGCCGGCCCGGAGGAGAACGGAGTTGTCGAGATGAGAGCGCTGAACGGCTCCGCTGACCCGAGTTCATCCAGCACGTCAGAGAGCAGCGACTGGGAGCAGAACCACCTGACAGCCACCGTCAACGGGTATCATCACCACTTAAACAGCGTTACAGGTATCCAAAATGGAGGCCTGGTGAACGGGTACCACCATCCAGAGCCAATGGACCTTCAACAAGCTAACGGTGTCCCCAGAGTGAGGCTGAACCTCAGGAGTCAGACCTCAAACCCTCCCCCGCCCCTGAAGAGGACGGTGAACGGGGTCTGTTTGAGTAAAACAGGTCTGTATGTGTCAGAAACAGAAGTGTTGTGTGAGTGCTCTTCTCTACTAACTCTTCTTCACCAAACTGCGACtaatctcctctgctgcagcttcagaacAGTGTTTAAAACGAGGAGTGAATGTacgactgctgctgctgaacaagCTTCGACAGGCCGCAGCTTCAGGCTGGAGGCGCTGCAGAACTCTGGGCCTCGAGCCAAACTGACACAAACCGAGCTGAGATCACAGAGTACAGGTGAAGTGCTTCAGGTGCTCTAGTTCTCTACAAATACACTTTGTAGTCTGGTAGGAGGATGAGTCCATGAACATCACTGATATGTTTCTCTAACTGGcttctttttaatcattaaGGTGTCGAGTTGCCAAATTTCTTACATTACCAACTTGAAATGTCTTTCTGGCCTTACTGGGTTTTCACATTTATAGAtgtcaaagagagaaaaatcaccCAATTTTCTTCAATTTGGAATGAAGTGTTGATTGAGAGGGTTAATGTCACGACTTCAACAAGTTTGGTTTATTAAAACTTGATAAATAAGAAAGACGTCTGTATTGAcatcatgtgaatgtgtgaaggTCCCTGTAAAGACGTACTTCCTCAATGATGTtgttagatttgtttttttaagaaactgaTGATGAGAAAAAGGGGGCtggttttcactttttctcaaaaggtagaaaacctacaacaaccagaatgcaaCACTGGACCACTGAAGGCTTCCTGTGGGGGGAGACGTGCTCAAGGTCGGGCAGCACTTGCTTTTAGTTTCAGTCCGTTTTCACAAATTTTCTTTTGAAGGCAGAAACATTGATTCCCCCGACGTGCATCACATTTTAATCCACATTCAGAAAACTAACATGGTTGGAGTTGGGAGCACTGAGGACATCAACTTCCTGTTGGTGGTGATTTCCTGTTGAGCAACCACAGTTCAAACTGCTGACTGGGTCAGACGTGGCGTCCTGTTACCACACAACATCCTCCCCCAGCGTCTGTCACCCAGAGAAGCTTTGACCAGTCCGTCGCTGTCGATGGCACGaatgttattttaataactaataaactgacagaacaaactgtttctgcctcgtcctcctcaggACAAAGTGACAGGACTGAGACGAGAGCCAACAGGGCGACAGAGGAGCAGATCCAGCTGTTCAACAGAGGCAGATCTGTGGAGATCCTCGACCAGGAAACAACACAGCTGGTAGTCGATCACCGCCAGCTGAGGGTGAGTCCAGCAGGTCGTGTGTGGAGGTGTGGTCACCTGCAGTGTCGCCTCTCTCAGTCGTAttcacagctgtcagtgttgttgttgttgttgttagcgtgATGTTTCTTGTGTGTCCATCAGGATCTCCTGAGCAGAGCCGTGGTTAAAACTGACGGTGCTGAGGTGGAGCCGCTGGAGAAGCTCTACGCTCAGCTGGCTCAGAGCAtctacagacacagagacaactTCAACAAGACGGAGCTCATTCAGGTATCGGCTGACGTCACGGTTTTATTTCACTCctccacaggtgtgaacagacGCTGCTTAAACCGTTCATATCAACagtttgtctccacagtcacctctggTTCGGTCCAAATAAATCCTAGTAAGATGGGAAAATAATCTGGCTCTACTTGCCGTTTCCTGTCCGTGTCTTGTCCTGAtcagagccgctgtaaatcgcctccttACCATATcctctgtcttcaaactgacctgTGTTGCTCTCAGAGGCTGCTGAGCCCAGTTCAGCTGAGACCAGACAGCCCAGTGGTCTGAGGTCGCGGCGCCGTCAGAGTCCTGAAGGGCTGCTTAGCTTCACGGCTAACAGACGTACTTGCTAATGACAGCTAGTCGTTACCGGAAAGAGTATAATTAGCAGCAGGTATCCTCCGCTGGGTTTTGATATCTGGCAGTTTGAGGCGTCTGTTCTGAAGGATCATGATGCTGACGAaggctgaaaacattttgttgttgtgaagtgacttcctgtctctgagCGTGACCCTCCTCTGTCATCATTACCGACACGTTCGTCTGGCCGGGAGACACAACTCTTCTATTTTTAATTGACAGCAGTGAGCGGTGATGTGTCTgagctcacctgctgctgtcagagaacGTGATCACACATGTTGACagatgtttctctctttttgtttttttctccccaggaaatgaagaaagaagtcGACAGCTTCTCTTGATCTCTTAGCAGGTCTATTTAATGTAACCTCAGTGCATTCAGGAcgttgttttgatattttatctCAGTGCCTCAACATGTATTCTTATTTATAAAAAAGATTTACCCTTCTGACCATGCTGTgttatttaactttaatttatcaGGATGTAAACTTGAATAAAAAGTGCTTTTTAGGCTGAATTATAATCactgtttctgtggtttgtgtGCTGACAGTGAAATTAGTATGGATCTTATTCCGACTCTCGTCCTCCCTGGGTCGGTCCAACAGTCTGGCTCAAGGACCAGTCAGGACCCAGTGGGCTGTGAAGGCCTCAAAGTCTGCTTCTCTTAATCTTAATTAGAATATTTCTGACAGGAGCAGAACGTGTTTCAGcaacaaagtacaaaaaaataccattaaaaaaaataaaatgtaactaaGCCGCATCTTCATGCAAGACCGATGACCTTAGATGAAAACTGCTGACGTTCTGCTGATAATTTCAGTTTATTCTTTAATGTTTGGAACTAAATTCTTACCTTTAAAGTGTGGCCAACCTTTATCGTCCATATGATTCAAAACAAGACGTAAACGTCCACAGAGATGCTCTCGTTAGTCAATGTGGATACAACAAGTACACGAAAAATATAATTTCTCTCTATATCATAATGCACACAGTAGCAGGGGCCAGTTTGCTGAATAATGAGTACTTCAGTCGATTTTCTGATGATAATAATGCCCTTAAAATACCTTTAACTTGTCCCAGAGAACATGTTAATTTATATAATTGTTGGTTTCTAATAATTCAAGTGTGTGAAGTGTCGCTGCTGTCCTCGGTACAGCGTGTTACTGTATCTTCTTGTGTAACTGTGAACGCGCTCCAGTGGCCTACTTCACTGTCACCGCTCAGAGCAGGAACACGCTGCTGTCGTCTGGCTGTGACGTAACGACGCACGCCTCAAACGAATCCGTCACGCTGGCCTCACTGCAGCGACGCTCGTTTCCGCTTTACAGAGATACCTTCAAAATAAGTGACTGGGAATTGTCgcatatattaaaaaaaaaaaactactcacaaatatttgatttaattgaagaacacaaacagtacAGAAGTAAATAATTACATGTATTGTGCCATGAGACGAAAGGTATTTATTCACGGAtagttgtttatttagtcaacTTTCTTATTTGctagtttagatttttttggaCCAGGAATTTTCCATTAACAGTCAGAATCTCCAGAGGATCATCACTAAAAGTTTCACTTAAAGGAAcaaagaaacttaaaaaaaacaaacaaacaaaatcacataaatCACAATAGCAGTTAATATAGCCGTTATCTgagcttttactttgaaaggaaCATTCCGGAAACTTTTGTCGGCCGTTGCTCGCTTGAAGCGGCGGTACAAAAAAAATGGCCATCGTCAGATTCGGTGAACTATCGgtgctttttttattaaactgcCGTTTTTactgagagagcagcagaaaggAAACGATGCGAGTCGTGGCGGAGCTAGCTAGCAGCGGGGCTAACGGGCGGTAGGTCAGTTAGCTTGCTCCCGGCCGTCGCGGCGGCTCAGTGTCCGGCTGAAAGCAGATGGGCTCCTCGGTGTATTTGGGCAAAAGGCGGAAGACTGCGTATCAACAGACCGAACCGGAGATGCTACACAGCTACAGCCGCTAGCCAGCTCACTGTTTACTGCAAGATGCGGGCGAACGGCGGCCGATTGACCAGGTAAAAGCACACCGAGCTGACAGCGTGCTGCTAGCGGCGTGTGCGAACCTCCTGCCCGCTGCCACTTGTGGAGGACTGACCCGTTAAACagaagctagctaacgttagctaggaGGAGGCTGGCACGGCTGCTGGGTAGCTaccgctcctcttcctctgtttatcTCCCACACAGTAAGCTAGCTGAGGAGGTTCAGGACACTGTGAGGGGGACGTGACTGTGCTggttcacagctgtgtgtgtgtgtgtgtgtgtgtgtgtgtgtgtgtgtgtgtgtgtgtgcgcgcggacaggaagctgctgcatcAGGACTTCATCCAGCTGCTCCAAACTTCTTATCGGTTCATCTTTAGAGGCTCGCTCCCCTGATTTGTCCCATTTACCACAATCACGTGCTGCTCCCTCAATCAAAGACAGTCTCTGTacgtgtttttccttttttttttttagattgattAATATCGATAAGATCCAgtcagataagaaaaaaaacaacccacaggAATGTTAATGTAGATGGTGATATGAGTAGTTAAATTGCCAAACACGCTGTACAGAACAGATGCATGGTGTAGATTTAATAACGAAGCCAGTAACGGTGTGTGCATCAGTAAtatgaacaaagaaaatataaacagatgtgatacaaacaaacagtcagcaGCCAAATTGTCACTCCAAAACAAACTGACGTCGACTGATAAGTTTGTTTCAGGTCGATGctgattattagtaatcaaaCACGTCAACAACCAATATTTTAAACTTGGTTACATTTGCagtttatataaaaatattaaatacacTTTTGAGGTAATTCCATTCTCTGCTACTTTATTCGacttttatttgacaacttttaGCTACTTTGTAGAGTCAGAACCAATCAGACTGGGTTGTGGGCGGGACACTGAGTGACACCACAGAACCGAGACtacagaaagagacacagaagcacatttttaaaacatatttattttttcagctatcggacaaaaaaaccccaacacaatgatcaaaacaaaactgcagaaaatCATCCCCAGTAATCAGCTCGGCCGACGGCTCATGAACGTGTCTGAGCAAACCCGATGTGCTGTCTGCAGATGGTTATCATATTTACAGAAACCAATGTGCAGCTGacaaatctgtcattttttattgaaGTCGCCTCAGAAACCTAACTTTACATCCACTTTAACATCTCATGTGTTAGGACTGTCCCAGTTTCCTGTttgcacctgaacacaccaacAGAACTACAAGAAAACATGATGTCGACATCTCACCAGGTGTTGATCCTTTGTTGCTTCCTCGTCTCCAGGTATtgaaggcagcagaggaaacatttcGACTGAGGACCTCCTTCTTTATGGATCCACGGCAGGAcgacctgaactgagacagcTTGAACACTCGGCTCGACACAGCGCTCACCGGACCTCAGGATGGCGAGCAGGAGAAAATCCACCACCCCCTGCATGGTTCCTCCCCGAGAACCCGTTGAGTCGGATCAGGAGATGGAGGACGTCTCGGACGCAGCCGAGGCGGAGGACAGTAACGGCGTGGCGACCGTCTCCTCTGAGGTTTCGGGTCTGCAGGAGGAGTGGGGCGAGGACGCAGACGTCAGACCGGTGTCGGACCACTACCTGGACTCCAACATGGCCGAGGGAGGCTATGAGTGCAAATACTGCAGCTTTCAGACCGCAGAGCTCAACCTGTTCACCATGCACGTGGACACGGAGCATCCCGACGTCGTCATCAACACGTCCTACGTCTGCATGGAGTGTGACTACCACACCAAGAGGTACAGCGCTCACGTTTTAATCATCTAAGAGCATCCAAAACTTTCACAAGTTCTCAAATCATTGACACAGGAGTGAAAACAATCAGATCACCAAAGATAATTCATCATTTGGCCTTCAAAGCTTCTGTAACTGCCACATGAAAGATGAACAGATGGTTGGTTTTATGCTCCGACTGCTGTCAGTAACATGTTGGTCACTCCTCTTTAAAAAGACTTTATCCTCGTGTCCTTTTGCACGATAgacaagttcaaataatattcaccaaTAAAAAGTTTCCATAAATAAAAGATACGGACAATAAACAAATGATGgtaattcagtttgttacaaagtAACAGTAAACTTGTGTAAGAAGAGACGAGAGTTGAGGATGAGAGTCTGGAAGTGAtgctgcaggctaatgctaagctagaTGTGTTGTCAATAAAGTTGTGTGAAAGTCCTGAGAATCACTGATTCTAATTTTATTTAGATAATCAAAGTTGAGCGCTCACGTCGGTCGTCACCCTGAGTGATGAGACGTGTTGTTAAAGTCCTGCAGatattttttcctcatcactCTTTATTTACCGTGAGCGCGTCTCTGTGTGTCGactgtttcagtttttatttctgataaCAGAATTACTGACCCACGTTTCTCTCCGCCCAGTTATGACACGCTGCTGGCCCACAACGCCCGCCTCCACCCGGGCGAGGACAATTTCACGAGGACGATGGTGAAGCGCAACAATGAGACCGTCTTCCAGCAGACGGTCAACGACCTCACCTTTGACGGCAGTTTCGTCAAAGTGGAGGACGACGAGGCGGAGGACACGTCCCGCAGAGGCATCGCCCTCAGCAAGACGCCCATCATGAGGATCAAGAGCCGACCAGAACCCAAGAAGTTCAGCGCCTCGCACAAGATGGCCCTGGACGACGTCATCAAAGTGGAGAGCGACGACGAGGACGTGGAGAACATGGAGCCGCCCACGCTGTCCCCGGCGCCGATGACCCCCGCCGCCATCACCCCTCGCCTCATCCCAGTGTCCACGGCGGTGCAGGTCCAGGCCGTCCCGCAGAGCATCGTGGTCAACAGTCCCAACGTGCTGCAGATTAAAGGCGGCTCGGGCGGCGGCGTGCTGCCTCCCGGGACGCTGGCTCAGGTTCTTTCTGCgctgcagaaccagcagaacagCACGCAGACGCAGACGCAGCTCCTCATCCCCATCAGCAGCATCCCCACCTACAACACCACCATGGACAGCAACGTCCTGCTGGTCAGCGCCTACAACAGGTAACTGCACCTGCGGGGGCGGGGCTTCTGTTGTGTTAGGTAGCGTTCTGCTGTGGTGTTCAGGAGCCATCGGGGAAACTCAGGACTTTTCTTTACTAGATTTTACAAACGGGGGAAAATTAATGTCCTGAAAATTTCCTAATGGAAcaaaaaatctactttttttcaaatgaaaacaagtttgagagaaaaataattgtCCAGAAAATTCTTTTCAGaacttttattcattcactGTGTTTCATAAACTGGGAATAAAAGACAATTATCCTGAAACGTTTCATCTGGATGTTTCCCTAAAATA
This window of the Acanthopagrus latus isolate v.2019 chromosome 3, fAcaLat1.1, whole genome shotgun sequence genome carries:
- the LOC119016702 gene encoding ATPase family AAA domain-containing protein 2-like isoform X2 — protein: MVTLRGRGSGPPQQQRPARSSQSPARAPPDTRSRSTVIRPEKPELSAGLNDEDDEQNHIDTETHEDEDVKPARAVVRKSARLQNPPGGRTGWTGGLRRSSRPTKQTSRYQASNMFDGISANATRSVLKNMDSVKKRRRLSNIKEEKIYSKAQRRRTPALQRELSDSEEDNGGDDEDSSQDMAADEDSNFSVNHNFNAKLSRASSLYQGPSNEFLRGTLRISASGPNTPLRGAFRPTKSAWTSHSDEDNDSDDEVQNVDNVSQSCRPLGDLLGTCREKMNAGAGLADIDPMAIDQSVGFDSIGGLWGHISALKEMVVFPLLYPEVFDNFKIQPPRGCLFYGPPGTGKTLVARALANECSTGNRKVAFFMRKGADCLSKWVGESERQLRLLFEQAFQMRPSIIFFDEIDGLAPVRSSRQDQIHSSIVSTLLALMDGLDSRGEVVVIGATNRLDSIDPALRRPGRFDREFLFGLPDRESRKEILTIHTRQWKPPPSEDFLEELAEKCVGYCGADIRAVCTEAALCALRRHYPQIYGTSQKLLLDVSSIAVSSCDFLAAMRKMSPAARRLNASPAKPLSAVVHPLLGATLRHILEALQRLFPHAEQGMKRKREPDLTSGILDDGLMSGGDEVSSSSSISAPSTSRSGNFLHFARSAVKQPTSHRPRMLLAGRPGAGQTSHLAPAVLHALERFTVHSLDSAVLFGVSSTSPEEACAQVFCEAKRTSPSILYIPHIQQWWETAGASLRASFFSLLGSIPSFSPILLLATCSVPHQQLDPEIQSLFREEYGEVYTISVFTRQERTDFFQDLILNQAAEAPPSKKPTLTEAMEILPLAPLPPPRQLSEREQLRLQEQEEDVLRELRLFLRNVTERLSLDRRFKAFTEPVDMEEVPDYLLVVKRPMDLSTLLTNIDEHKYETVGEFMSDADLIWQNALKYNLDRDPAERHIRHRACALKDTVRAIIRDELDEDFERVCEEIKASRVRRASSWVMDGNSDEADGVCSSALSRNSPPARKQKRYKRQRKSKWSTGVIKKPKKKKAPSPPSSSSSSSSSSSRENSEAGPEENGVVEMRALNGSADPSSSSTSESSDWEQNHLTATVNGYHHHLNSVTGIQNGGLVNGYHHPEPMDLQQANGVPRVRLNLRSQTSNPPPPLKRTVNGVCLSKTASEQCLKRGVNVRLLLLNKLRQAAASGWRRCRTLGLEPN